A window of the Halodesulfovibrio sp. MK-HDV genome harbors these coding sequences:
- a CDS encoding carbon starvation protein A: protein MVYFFLAVAALIAGYLFYSKVVEANFGIDTCKATPACRLEDGVDFVKMNKKQAYLIQLLNIAGLGPIFGPILGALYGPTALVWIVIGSIFAGGVHDYFSGMMSVRYDGKSIPDAVGYNLGAFAKQFMNVFSIILLLLVGVVFVLGPAELLAKKVGFGFEDLTYAKYTWTALIFVYYFIATILPVDKIIGRLYPLFAVTLIIMAVGLTFMLIWDGYDFYPNGLSLANTNPQGLPLWPLIFITIACGAISGFHATQSPLMSRCIPDEKCGRPVFYGAMIGEGLIALVWATLGMTFYKTPEALQAVISNGGPAAVVDQISMTLMGPIGGFLAIIGVIVLPITSGDTAFRSARLIIADFFKMPQKQSIKRLIIAVPLFAIGFLITRTEFSVIWRYFGFANSTLATVVLWTAAVYLVRHVKNYWIAVIPAVFMTGVVSTYLANAKIGFNLPYDVSCWFGIAASVGCFVWFMVKKGSLPLSMNDEDDPGYIE from the coding sequence ATGGTATATTTCTTTTTGGCAGTAGCTGCGCTCATTGCGGGTTATCTTTTTTACAGTAAGGTGGTTGAAGCCAACTTTGGTATCGATACATGTAAGGCCACTCCAGCATGTAGACTGGAAGACGGTGTAGACTTTGTTAAGATGAACAAGAAGCAGGCATATCTTATCCAGCTTTTGAACATCGCAGGTCTTGGACCCATTTTTGGTCCTATCCTTGGCGCACTCTACGGCCCGACAGCTCTTGTATGGATTGTCATAGGCAGTATTTTTGCTGGCGGGGTACACGACTATTTTTCCGGTATGATGTCCGTTCGATATGACGGTAAATCAATTCCGGATGCCGTAGGCTATAACCTTGGTGCATTCGCCAAGCAGTTCATGAATGTTTTTTCCATCATTCTTCTGCTTCTCGTCGGTGTTGTTTTCGTTCTCGGACCTGCAGAGCTCTTAGCCAAAAAAGTAGGCTTTGGTTTTGAAGATCTGACATATGCAAAATACACTTGGACAGCACTCATTTTTGTTTACTACTTCATCGCAACAATTCTTCCTGTGGATAAAATTATTGGCCGCCTCTATCCACTTTTTGCCGTAACTCTCATCATCATGGCAGTTGGTTTAACCTTCATGCTCATCTGGGATGGTTACGATTTCTATCCAAACGGTCTTTCCCTTGCCAACACTAACCCGCAAGGATTACCGCTTTGGCCGCTTATTTTCATTACCATTGCCTGTGGTGCTATCTCCGGCTTCCACGCCACACAGTCGCCGCTTATGTCACGTTGTATTCCAGACGAAAAATGCGGACGTCCTGTATTCTACGGCGCAATGATCGGTGAAGGACTTATCGCACTCGTATGGGCAACCTTGGGTATGACATTCTACAAAACTCCGGAAGCACTCCAAGCCGTTATTTCAAATGGTGGTCCAGCAGCCGTTGTTGATCAAATATCCATGACTCTCATGGGGCCAATCGGTGGGTTCCTTGCCATTATTGGCGTAATCGTATTGCCGATTACTTCCGGTGATACCGCCTTCCGTTCTGCACGGCTTATCATCGCAGATTTCTTTAAGATGCCTCAAAAACAAAGCATCAAACGTCTCATTATTGCTGTGCCTTTGTTTGCCATAGGTTTCCTCATCACAAGAACTGAATTCTCCGTTATCTGGCGCTACTTCGGTTTTGCAAACTCAACACTCGCAACCGTCGTTCTCTGGACAGCAGCAGTTTATCTCGTCAGGCATGTCAAAAACTACTGGATCGCCGTTATTCCTGCCGTGTTCATGACAGGCGTAGTCAGCACATATCTCGCAAACGCAAAAATCGGTTTCAATTTGCCGTACGACGTTTCCTGCTGGTTCGGTATCGCCGCCAGTGTTGGTTGTTTCGTCTGGTTTATGGTTAAAAAAGGTTCACTGCCGCTAAGCATGAATGATGAAGACGATCCTGGCTATATTGAATAG
- a CDS encoding LysR family transcriptional regulator — MNITIRQIELFLSLMRNPHIGAVAQEHFLTHSAVSMAIKALEQTVGERLFDRISNRLVPNENGKILMECLEPAFEQIRDVETLFKRDRMAGVLRVGASSTFADYILPQVLYTFKTKYPQSQIEVINYNSEQVVEHVESGEINLGFIEGDYESHSAEFEEIFKEELVVVTADKYMAGLQEYRLSELLDLDWILREQGSGTRQTMWNHLGQSKKDLNIFMELEHMEAIKSVLKNPGTLSCMSPFCFQRELAKGELFPVQLEGIRLKRSLYAVMNRQKYRSNLLNQFVFDVRDHLMQMLPQIVTEE; from the coding sequence ATGAATATTACCATCAGGCAAATCGAATTATTCCTTTCGCTTATGCGTAATCCACATATCGGGGCAGTAGCGCAGGAGCATTTTTTGACTCATTCTGCTGTCTCAATGGCGATTAAAGCACTAGAGCAGACTGTGGGTGAACGATTGTTCGACCGAATCAGCAATAGACTCGTACCCAACGAGAATGGTAAAATTCTTATGGAGTGTCTCGAGCCTGCGTTTGAGCAGATACGTGATGTAGAAACGTTGTTCAAACGTGACCGAATGGCCGGCGTACTTCGCGTTGGCGCGAGCTCTACCTTTGCGGATTACATCCTGCCGCAAGTTCTCTATACGTTCAAAACCAAATATCCTCAGAGCCAGATTGAAGTTATTAACTACAACTCAGAGCAGGTTGTTGAGCACGTTGAGAGTGGTGAAATTAACTTAGGCTTTATCGAAGGTGATTATGAATCACATTCCGCAGAGTTTGAGGAAATTTTTAAAGAAGAGCTCGTTGTTGTAACAGCTGACAAATATATGGCTGGCTTACAAGAGTACAGATTGTCTGAGCTGTTAGATCTAGACTGGATTCTGCGTGAGCAGGGCTCCGGTACTCGCCAGACAATGTGGAACCACTTGGGGCAGTCCAAAAAAGATTTGAACATATTTATGGAACTTGAACATATGGAAGCAATTAAGTCCGTGTTGAAAAACCCGGGAACGCTTAGTTGTATGTCTCCGTTCTGCTTCCAGCGCGAGTTAGCAAAAGGGGAATTATTTCCTGTGCAGCTCGAAGGGATACGCCTTAAACGCAGCCTTTATGCCGTTATGAACCGGCAGAAATATCGTTCCAATCTTCTGAACCAGTTTGTATTTGATGTAAGGGATCACCTTATGCAAATGCTTCCGCAGATTGTAACAGAAGAATAG